In the Salvia miltiorrhiza cultivar Shanhuang (shh) chromosome 8, IMPLAD_Smil_shh, whole genome shotgun sequence genome, TCATCATCCCTTAATTCCAGATCTAGATGGTCAAAATTCAGACCAACAGAATTTAGATATCCTAATAATTAAATCCGCAGACAAGTGAAAAAAATACCTTCAGAGATCGCTGGAGAAACCTAAAGCTCAACATATACATACACATACATATAGAAGCAAGGATCGACAAAATCAATAAGCATTGAGAGAAGCAAGGAAAATTCACTGAAAGAAAAAGGGGAATACCTTAAGAAACTTAAGCTTTACACTGCCATAAGCGAGTCCGACCGTGAAAGCGGAAACCCTAGCCACCTGTCATTCATGAAAATGCAGATAATGTTCATAAATCAGTGCAGCGAAAGTAATAGATCGGAGATAGAATTGGTAGCGGCCATACCAAAGCGAAGGTGCTCTTGCCAGAGTAAGGTCCAGGAGGCGGCGCCATTGATCGGAGAATATGACGGATGAGAAAAAATAAACCCAAATGTAGAAGCTCAGAGGCTGAAAGAAGGAAGTAGTCAGATCCTGTTATACCACACGTGCGCTTCAAGCGGGAGGTTATCTAGTGTCATGCATACTCGTACTACCGAGCTAATTAAATTAATGGGATAATTACCTCTAATTACAGAATTTCTGGTCATTTTTTTATACTACCATTTgcaaattatcatatttataaggGTTAAATATCAAATAGATCTCTAACATAGATACTCATATCACATTCAACTTCCTATACTAGACATTAGACCAATCAAACCCCCGATGTCCCAATTTCAATGTAATTAAGTCTGTGTCTTTAACAATCGTTTAACTTCgttaaatagttttttttttcattggtggtgggacccaccaACAATTTGATTGTTGGGTTATGTAGATCTATCTTTATTGCATTATTATGCTTAGATGAATTAGAAGATAAgccgaagaaaaaaaaaagaaaaaaggaaaaagaagtagaattaataaatatttgttaCATTAAATCATAAGGTGTCTATTTGTTCTAATATTTGGACGGATTCTTATTATAAAAATGCTAATATGAGTGTTACATGTCATTGAATTGATGCTTCTTGATATATGCAAAAATGATTAATTACTTTTAGAGAGTTTAATGAATCTCACACTATTTATAATATAGCTCAAATGATATATAAttgttattttaaataaatatcgtttaattatatatttaaaaaaattatgttggTTTTGATAATACGGTTACCAATATCGCTACTATACCCGAATTAATTGAAGCATGTTGACCttcatttgaatttgaatattttcaTGCTAGATATATATGtcacattttaaatttatgcGTACAAaatgtttattttctttttaataaggTTGTTGAACCAATTAGAAAtgatgttaaaattttacatagCAAAATGTTTATTGCTAAAAAATGGCAAATATATTGTTGTCAAAAAAATACTACTAGTTATACAACTTTTATTAAAGATACTTCAACTAAATTCAACATAAAATATGTTTAATTATACCCTATAGCATAAAGAACATTTATGtggtttttttttaaagttcaagAAGTCAATGTGACTTTGTTGCCCACTTATTGGTATGATTGcatggatttatttaatttgttaaaagttATTCAAATTGCAACTgttgaatattttattcaaaattttaatgtatttttaattactaAAATTTTAGATCCTAAATGAAAACTTGTagatatttttcaaatattagaAATCTATTATAGATCCTTTGGAGAAATACCATTTTATGAAATTCGATTACCAAAACGGTGAAACATGAGATTGGGTACTTTCCAATGTAGAATAAATCAAGGATGTAATAGAAAAAATGTTAAGGGCTCTATTTAATAAAGGGTTAAAGTACAGATCCACCCATGAAGTGAACACCCCTAGAGCGTTCCACTCCCCATACTCGATGTTGGCTCAAATAACTCCCCATAGCCCATAAATATACTACATTTAAACCCACCCGATAAACGACCCGTTCACGCCGttaacttattattattatttttaaatctttGTGCGAAATCTGCGGCCTTCAGCGAGGGGGACACGCGGTCGATCAGAGCTCCGACGGAGGGGTAGCTGAATGTGAAGAGCTTGTCGGCGGGAGACTGCACGAGGACCGAAACTTCGGCGCCGCAGAGGACGGCGAGCTCACTGGCTTTACAGAAAAGGGCGTCGCGGCGCTTTTCCAATCCCCAATCAACCTAGGGTTTTGGCAATGTCCCCGAGCAGGAAGCTGCCATTATTGAGCTACCTGCTGCAGCGTCTACTCCGCCGCCATCGTCGCTTTTAATCAACGATGGGAAAGTCCTCGTTTCAGGTAAATGCGTGGATGTGTGAATTACGAAAATGCCAAATTTCATAGTTTGTTTGTCTAACTAGAGATCGTTTTTTGGTAGTGGAAGCTTTAATTTGTTCCTATATCCAAGTACAATGTTGTATCTTGTGTAATTTGATCCCAAATTGTTTCCACAGTTGAGGTTTTACTGAAACCATCTAGCACAGCACGGGCTGAAGATGTCCGTATAGCAGTGGAGAGGTAAAATTCAGGTACTGCGAGTATGGCTTTTGTGTTTATTGCAGTGTTAATTGGATACAAGTGCGTGTATCTTTTACTTCTGGTATTTTGTATCTTCTTTTTCTGATTGATGATTATGTTGTGGTTTGTGATTCCGACATAGAACCGCAACAAAACGAGAATTAGTTTTTCGGCAGAGCTCGGGGAGTTGAGGAATTTGGTGAATTTATCGCTGTACATAAACAGGCTCACTGACCTGTTGCCGGAGAAGCTCGACTCATGGAGAAGGTGAAAGGGGGGTGGTGGTGGATAGTGGGCTGTTTATCAGGTGGGTTTAAATGGCATGAACGGGCCG is a window encoding:
- the LOC131001021 gene encoding uncharacterized protein LOC131001021; protein product: MAPPPGPYSGKSTFALVARVSAFTVGLAYGSVKLKFLKMKAKSQKKAEAKSQKKAEAEGHH